The Microcoleus sp. FACHB-68 genome contains the following window.
ATGAAATTGCGGCTTTTGCAGATATTGGAGATTTTATCGATCAGCCGGTGAAAACTTATTCCAGCGGGATGTTTGTCAGGCTGGCGTTTGCGGTTTCAACGAGTGTTGATCCGGATATTTTGATTGTGGATGAGGCGCTTTCAGTTGGGGATGAAGCGTTTCAGCGCAAATGTTTTGTCCGCCTGCAAACGATTCAGGAAAGAGGCGGAACGGTTTTATTTGTTTCTCACTCGGCTGCGGCAGTGATAGAACTTTGCGATTCGGCGATTTTAATGGATCGCGGCGAGTTATTGTTGTTTAATACGCCCAAGTTTGTTTTAGATAAATATCACAAGTTAATTTACGCGCCGGCTGATATTGAACAGTCTTTGCGGGAGGATATTAGAGCTTTGAATAAGCCGGTAAATCCTGAGCCGGTTAATCAAAATGTCCTAGTTTGTGAAAAAACTCCTTTATTATCTGTTGTGCCGAATCAAGCAATGGAGGATAAAGGATTAGGTGAATTTTATGATCCGGAATTGGTGCCGGCGAATACGATTTCCTATGTGCCTCGCGGTGCCAAAATTATCAATCCTCAAATTACGACACTTGAGGGTAAAGTTGTCAATCACCTGATTGGGCGAAATCATTACATTTACACGTACACCGTTTCATTTTTTAAGCCGGCTTCTAAAATTCGCTTTGGGATGTTAATCAAAACGTTAAGC
Protein-coding sequences here:
- a CDS encoding ABC transporter ATP-binding protein, producing MQDDVAISLKNVSKCFKRYGHPVDRLKEILLPGKSRSEEFWALRDINLEVPKGQTLGVVGRNGSGKSTLLQVIVGTLAATTGEVEVKGRVSALLELGSGFNPEFTGRQNVFFNGQLLGLKHQEIEEKFDEIAAFADIGDFIDQPVKTYSSGMFVRLAFAVSTSVDPDILIVDEALSVGDEAFQRKCFVRLQTIQERGGTVLFVSHSAAAVIELCDSAILMDRGELLLFNTPKFVLDKYHKLIYAPADIEQSLREDIRALNKPVNPEPVNQNVLVCEKTPLLSVVPNQAMEDKGLGEFYDPELVPANTISYVPRGAKIINPQITTLEGKVVNHLIGRNHYIYTYTVSFFKPASKIRFGMLIKTLSGFELGGASFSTSSHSINHVEAETTLVVKFQFQCLLHPGVYFLNAGVSGIVDGNFTYLARCIDVAMFRVQPQIESCGSGIVDLLIEPSLCVVEETKNLNLSEL